A part of Arachis hypogaea cultivar Tifrunner chromosome 12, arahy.Tifrunner.gnm2.J5K5, whole genome shotgun sequence genomic DNA contains:
- the LOC112726754 gene encoding WRKY DNA-binding transcription factor 70-like isoform X1, translating to MKMIMEDDDIVSREDGIKAIIEEELVRGREFADQLRQLIVINKEDDDSADHQWLLSNVLTSFANTLSLLNKYPIHPNPIHLHQSSASSSSSHNSDLLIMQMQHPQIHPCLLTDDNHICKTPPPPDTRGSYRRKRNIETWKKETENEREEDGHQWRKYGQKAIQNEKYTRNYFRCTHKYEQGCRATKQVQRIQEKPPLYRATYHGRHTCTNTDTTNNHVLIMEELDYPTSSSSSIFLSFDNSFPNPPTNPFLSSSSSSLFPSTAPPLPAMMIVEEDRQVLPSTTSTHPVLDDSSRHHVVPILSSSENNNICWDDMMMMAAMSQVLYDSVDEG from the exons ATGAAAATGATTATGGAGGATGATGATATTGTTAGCAGGGAGGATGGTATAAAGGCAATAATAGAGGAGGAGCTTGTGAGAGGGCGTGAATTTGCCGATCAGTTAAGACAACTTATCGTCATCAATAAAGAAGATGATGACTCAGCTGATCATCAATGGCTTCTCAGTAACGTCCTCACCTCCTTCGCCAACACCCTCTCTCTCTTGAACAAATATCCCATACATCCAAATCCAATTCATCTTCACCAATCTtctgcttcttcctcttcttcccatAATAGTGATCTTCTCATCATGCAAATGCAGCACCCGCAGATCCACCCTTGCTTGCTTACAGATGACAACCACATTTGCAAGACCCCGCCGCCGCCGGACACAAGAGGCTCTTACCGGAGAAA AAGAAACATAGAGACATGGAAGAAGGAGACGGAGAATGAAAGAGAGGAGGATGGGCATCAATGGAGGAAGTATGGACAGAAGGCAATCCAGAATGAGAAATACACAAGGAACTACTTCCGATGCACTCACAAGTACGAACAGGGATGCCGAGCAACCAAGCAAGTTCAGAGAATTCAAGAGAAGCCTCCGTTGTACAGGGCCACCTATCATGGCCGCCACACCTGCACCAACACAGACACTACTAATAACCACGTACTCATCATGGAGGAATTAGATTACCctacttcctcctcctcctccatatTCCTCAGCTTTGACAACTCCTTCCCTAATCCACCAACCAATCCCTTTctctcatcatcttcttcttcgctTTTCCCCTCAACAGCACCGCCGCTACCTGCGATGATGATAGTGGAAGAGGATCGGCAAGTTCTTCCCTCAACTACTTCAACTCACCCCGTTTTGGATGATTCGTCAAGGCATCATGTGGTCCCTATACTATCATcgtcagaaaataataatatttgctgGGATGATATGATGATGATGGCTGCCATGTCTCAAGTGTTATACGATTCTGTTGATGAGGGATGA
- the LOC112726751 gene encoding vacuolar-sorting receptor 1 yields MRIKVTVVWCVWILALLWQHHVVARFVVEKNNLKITSPRSLRGIYECAIGNFGVPKYGGAMIGAVVYPKANQNGCNRFEGADASLFASRPGGFPTFLLVDRGECYFTLKAWNAQKGGAAAILVADDRIEPLITMDTPEEGTGANDDDYIEKINIPSALVSKGLGDSIKAALASGDMVNVNLDWREALPHPDDRVEYEFWTNSNDECGVKCDAQLSFVSSFKGAAQLLEQKGFTQFTPHFITWYCPQAFILSKQCKAQCINNGRYCAPDPDQDFSRGYDGRDVVIQNLRQACFFKVANESKKPWQWWDYVTDFAIRCPMRENRYTQECSDQVIASLGVDVKKIRDCVGDPNLDAENPVLKKEQDAQIGKGTRGDVTILPTLIINNRQYRGKLSREAVLKAICSAFKETTEPSICLTPDMETNECLVNNGGCWQDKSANITACRDTFRGRVCECPVVQNVKFVGDGYTHCEATARLRCAVNNGGCWKGAQEGRVYSACIDDHTKGCKCPPGFRGDGVHSCEDIDECKEKLACQCPECNCKNTWGSYECKCNSGLYYMRDNDMCIGKYTASVNSGGFIIWVIFLVIAIVGLVGYAFYKYRIQRYMDSEIRAIMAQYMPLDNQPDASVQLQQGV; encoded by the exons ATGAGAATAAAGGTAACTGTTGTGTGGTGTGTTTGGATTCTGGCTCTGCTATGGCAGCATCACGTGGTGGCAAGGTTCGTGGTGGAGAAGAACAATCTGAAGATCACGTCTCCCAGATCACTCAGAGGTATCTACGAATGCGCAATTGGAAACTTCGGTGTACCGAAGTACGGAGGAGCCATGATCGGTGCTGTGGTTTATCCAAAGGCCAATCAGAACGGATGCAACCGATTCGAAGGCGCCGACGCCTCTCTCTTCGCTTCTAGGCCTGGTGGATTCCCGACCTTCCTTCTTGTTGATCGTGGAG AGTGCTACTTCACGTTAAAGGCATGGAACGCACAGAAGGGCGGAGCAGCGGCGATTCTGGTGGCGGATGACAGGATAGAGCCGTTGATAACGATGGACACGCCGGAGGAAGGGACCGGAGCAAACGATGACGACTACATCGAGAAGATTAACATCCCGTCGGCGCTGGTGAGCAAGGGGCTCGGGGACAGCATCAAGGCGGCTCTGGCGAGCGGCGATATGGTGAACGTGAATCTTGATTGGAGGGAGGCTCTTCCGCATCCAGACGACAGAGTTGAGTATGAGTTTTGGACAAACAGCAACGACGAGTGCGGAGTGAAATGTGACGCTCAACTCAGCTTCGTTTCAAGCTTCAAAGGTGCAGCGCAGTTACTTGAGCAGAAAGGCTTCACTCAATTCACACCTCACTTCATCACTTGGTACTGCCCTCAGGCATTCATCCTCAGCAAACAGTGTAAGGCTCAGTGCATCAACAACGGCAGGTACTGCGCCCCTGACCCTGACCAGGACTTTTCCCGAGGCTACGACGGCCGAGATGTCGTCATTCAAAACCTCCGCCAGGCTTGTTTCTTTAAAGTAGCTAATGAGAGCAAGAAGCCTTGGCAATGGTGGGACTATGTCACCGACTTCGCCATTCGCTGCCCTATGCGAGAGAATAGGTACACTCAGGAATGCTCGGATCAAGTGATTGCATCTCTTG GTGTTGATGTGAAGAAGATAAGAGATTGTGTTGGAGATCCTAATCTGGATGCTGAGAATCCAGTTCTTAAGAAGGAACAGGATGCACAG ATTGGGAAAGGCACTCGCGGTGATGTTACTATTCTGCCTACTCTCATCATAAACAACAGACAGTATAGAG GCAAGTTGTCAAGAGAAGCAGTACTCAAGGCCATCTGTTCTGCTTTCAAAGAAACCACTGAGCCATCAATTTGCTTAACTCCAG ACATGGAAACAAACGAGTGCCTCGTAAACAATGGCGGTTGTTGGCAGGACAAATCTGCTAACATTACTGCATGCAGG GACACTTTCAGAGGAAGAGTGTGTGAGTGCCCTGTTGTGCAAAATGTGAAATTTGTTGGTGACGGATATACTCATTGTGAAG CAACGGCACGCTTGAGGTGTGCAGTGAACAATGGAGGTTGTTGGAAGGGAGCCCAAGAAGGGAGGGTTTACTCTGCTTGCATT GATGACCACACAAAAGGTTGCAAGTGCCCTCCTGGATTCAGGGGTGATGGAGTCCACTCCTGTGAAG ATATCGATGAGTGCAAGGAGAAATTAGCCTGCCAGTGCCCAGAGTGCAATTGCAAGAACACCTGGGGAAGTTATGAATGCAAATGCAATAGCGGTTTGTACTACATGCGAGACAATGATATGTGTATAG GCAAATATACGGCTTCAGTGAACAGTGGAGGCTTTATCATTTGGGTTATTTTTCTGGTCATAGCTATTGTTGGTTTAGTGGGATATGCATTTTACAAGTACAGAATCCAg AGATATATGGATTCTGAGATAAGAGCAATTATGGCCCAATACATGCCATTGGATAATCAACCCGATGCCTCTGTTCAACTTCAACAAGGTGTGTAG
- the LOC112726753 gene encoding uncharacterized protein: MMGFQFVSRTHHNRCYGNLIPILILIILIAQQSNVNGSIHEYSKEPFTHRSNAFFFHGGSEALFASSSASQSFIKFESVVFTRPKFSAAKHGDMQQNTGLVEAIVLEVKDRLRIGGSHLKSELICCTKELSDSHLCNLGEVIIEKNPDNPEFPRRIKTFFQGTEEHTAMETQTVTVNATGMYYLYFMFCDPELQGTIISGRTVWRNPNGYLPGKMIPLMRFYGLMSLAYLVMGMVWFARFVQLWKDIIHLHYHITAVIALGMCEMAVWYFEYANLNATGSRPMGITVWAVSLSTVKKTVSRLLLLVVSMGYGVVRPTIGGSGMSSKSRMMLLAVLYFVASEALLLVEHLGNINDFSGNAKLLLVLPVVCLDSCFILWIFSSLSSTLEKLQMRRNLAKLDLYRKFTNTLAVSVLLSIAWIGFELYYNATDPLSELWQIAWVIPAFWSLLSYALLLVICILWAPSRNPTRYAYMEGDDFDEEGISLTSGVAKMSGDVKGSIVTDREDIEEDKRE; encoded by the exons ATGATGGGTTTTCAGTTTGTGAGTCGCACCCACCATAACCGTTGCTATGGAAATCTGATTccgattctgattctgattattCTGATCGCACAGCAATCGAATGTGAATGGCTCCATCCACGAGTACTCGAAGGAGCCCTTCACCCACCGCTCCAATGCTTTCTTCTTCCACGGCGGCAGCGAGGCCCTCTTCGCCTCCTCCTCCGCCTCCCAATCCTTCATAAAGTTCGAGAGCGTGGTCTTCACGCGCCCCAAATTCTCCGCCGCGAAGCACGGCGACATGCAGCAGAACACGGGCCTGGTGGAGGCCATCGTCCTGGAAGTGAAGGATCGCCTCCGCATCGGCGGGTCCCACCTCAAATCGGAGCTTATCTGCTGCACCAAGGAGCTTTCCGATAGCCACCTCTGCAACCTCGGCGAGGTCATCATCGAGAAGAATCCCGACAACCCGGAGTTTCCGAGGCGCATCAAGACCTTCTTCCAGGGCACCGAGGAGCATACCGCCATGGAGACACAAACCGTTACCGTCAACGCCACGGGAATGTACTACCTCTACTTCATGTTCTGCGATCCGGAGCTGCAAGGCACCATCATCTCCGGCAGAACCGTGTGGCGGAACCCTAACGGTTATTTACCGGGCAAAATGATCCCTCTGATGCGATTCTACGGGTTAATGTCGCTGGCGTATCTTGTGATGGGGATGGTTTGGTTCGCGAGATTCGTGCAGCTGTGGAAGGATATCATCCATTTGCATTATCATATCACGGCGGTGATTGCTTTGGGGATGTGCGAGATGGCGGTTTGGTACTTCGAGTATGCCAATTTGAATGCCACCGGGAGCAGGCCCATGGGGATTACGGTGTGGGCCGTAAGCTTGAGCACGGTGAAGAAGACGGTGTCGCGGCTTCTGCTGCTGGTTGTGTCCATGGGATATGGTGTGGTGAGGCCCACCATTGGAGGCAGTGGGATGAGCTCCAAGTCCAGGATGATGCTTCTTGCTGTACTCTACTTTGTGGCCTCCGAGGCTCTCCTCCTTGTCGAGCATTTGGGCAACATTAACGACTTTTCCGGCAATGCTAAGCTTCTTCTTGTGCTCCCTGTTGTTTGCCTCGATTCCTGCTTCATTCTCTGGATCTTCTCTTCTTTGTCCAGCACCCTCGAGAAGCTGCAG ATGAGGAGAAACTTGGCTAAGCTGGACCTCTACAGAAAATTCACAAATACGCTTGCCGTCTCTGTCTTGCTCTCTATTGCATGGATTGGCTTTGAG CTATACTACAATGCAACTGATCCTCTGAGCGAGCTGTGGCAAATAGCTTGGGTCATTCCAGCTTTCTGGTCTTTGCTTTCTTATGCTCTATTGCTCGTTATATGCATCCTTTGGGCTCCTTCTCGTAACCCCACTAG ATATGCATACATGGAAGGAGATGACTTTGACGAGGAGGGTATCTCTCTGACAAGCGGAGTAGCAAAGATGAGTGGGGACGTGAAAGGTTCTATTGTCACAGATCGAGAAGATATTGAGGAAGATAAGCGAGAATGA
- the LOC112726749 gene encoding uncharacterized protein — protein MSTSTMQEYASSSSSSSSPSHSRSCYTSSSLAVARTFRRFERRMGGNRGINILQPSSRRRQGSALNIHATTPLLGDPQTPSPFCSYASTITTTTATRNTAPLIGPRHFKHSPHSLYATEFSSPRKQLASVCDESERSCYNNECSNMNNYFSDIDEWLEHANKFCKANSELYTVGDCTKEDIEEEEDDDDMMRISVICKDFLSAPENELHNIALPSIREESPVNQTHLSSCIYHPPPFKSDERARLLTRREYGLTNKHQLEKRARNKAKHAQIMQTLRRKEEAINNWELQQTRKAMDHMDKIQNKLEKKQLVASAKTQKKICSVREKAEKQKLNLRRSTMKKFQQLQLSENQKRTQTERSWGLC, from the exons ATGTCAACGTCAACCATGCAAGAATatgcatcatcatcttcatcttcttcttcaccttcacaTTCACGTTCGTGTTATACGTCATCTTCTTTGGCAGTAGCAAGAACCTTCAGAAGATTCGAGAGGAGGATGGGTGGTAACAGAGGCATTAATATTTTGCAGCCATCATCGAGAAGACGCCAAGGATCAGCGTTGAACATTCATGCTacaactccattgttgggggacCCACAAACTCCCTCTCCCTTTTGCAGCTACGcttccaccatcaccaccactacCGCCACCCGCAACACCGCTCCACTCATCGGGCCCCGCCACTTCAAACACTCTCCTCACTCTCTCTACGCCACTGAATTCTCCTCCCCAAGAAAACAG TTGGCTTCGGTATGTGATGAGAGTGAGAGGAGCTGCTACAATAATGAATGCTCCAATATGAATAATTACTTCTCTGACATTGACGAATGGTTGGAACACGCCAATAAGTTCTGCAAGGCCAATAGTGAGTTGTACACAGTAGGAGATTGTACAAAAGAagatatagaagaagaagaagatgatgatgatatgaTGAGAATCTCAGTAATATGCAAGGACTTTCTGTCTGCTCCCGAGAATGAACTTCACAACATAGCATTGCCATCCATCAGAGAAGAGAGTCCCGTCAACCAGACCCACCTCTCCTCCTGCATATACCACCCACCACCCTTTAAATCTGACGAGCGCGCAAGGCTCTTGACTCGCCGTGAATATGGCCTCACCAACAAACATCAGCTCGAAAAACGTGCGCGCAACAAGGCCAAGCATGCTCAGATTATGCAAACCTTGAGGCGCAAGGAAGAGGCAATCAATAACTGGGAATTACAGCAAACTAGGAAGGCCATGGACCACATGGATAAGATTCAG AACAAGCTGGAGAAAAAACAATTGGTGGCTTCCGcaaaaacacaaaagaaaatatgctCGGTGAGGGAAAAGGCAGAGAAGCAGAAGTTGAATCTGAGACGGTCGACAATGAAGAAGTTTCAACAGCTTCAATTATCAGAGAATCAGAAAAGAACCCAAACAGAGAGGTCATGGGGGCTTTGCTAG
- the LOC112726754 gene encoding WRKY DNA-binding transcription factor 70-like isoform X2 yields the protein MKMIMEDDDIVSREDGIKAIIEEELVRGREFADQLRQLIVINKEDDDSADHQWLLSNVLTSFANTLSLLNKYPIHPNPIHLHQSSASSSSSHNSDLLIMQMQHPQIHPCLLTDDNHICKTPPPPDTRGSYRRKNIETWKKETENEREEDGHQWRKYGQKAIQNEKYTRNYFRCTHKYEQGCRATKQVQRIQEKPPLYRATYHGRHTCTNTDTTNNHVLIMEELDYPTSSSSSIFLSFDNSFPNPPTNPFLSSSSSSLFPSTAPPLPAMMIVEEDRQVLPSTTSTHPVLDDSSRHHVVPILSSSENNNICWDDMMMMAAMSQVLYDSVDEG from the exons ATGAAAATGATTATGGAGGATGATGATATTGTTAGCAGGGAGGATGGTATAAAGGCAATAATAGAGGAGGAGCTTGTGAGAGGGCGTGAATTTGCCGATCAGTTAAGACAACTTATCGTCATCAATAAAGAAGATGATGACTCAGCTGATCATCAATGGCTTCTCAGTAACGTCCTCACCTCCTTCGCCAACACCCTCTCTCTCTTGAACAAATATCCCATACATCCAAATCCAATTCATCTTCACCAATCTtctgcttcttcctcttcttcccatAATAGTGATCTTCTCATCATGCAAATGCAGCACCCGCAGATCCACCCTTGCTTGCTTACAGATGACAACCACATTTGCAAGACCCCGCCGCCGCCGGACACAAGAGGCTCTTACCGGAGAAA AAACATAGAGACATGGAAGAAGGAGACGGAGAATGAAAGAGAGGAGGATGGGCATCAATGGAGGAAGTATGGACAGAAGGCAATCCAGAATGAGAAATACACAAGGAACTACTTCCGATGCACTCACAAGTACGAACAGGGATGCCGAGCAACCAAGCAAGTTCAGAGAATTCAAGAGAAGCCTCCGTTGTACAGGGCCACCTATCATGGCCGCCACACCTGCACCAACACAGACACTACTAATAACCACGTACTCATCATGGAGGAATTAGATTACCctacttcctcctcctcctccatatTCCTCAGCTTTGACAACTCCTTCCCTAATCCACCAACCAATCCCTTTctctcatcatcttcttcttcgctTTTCCCCTCAACAGCACCGCCGCTACCTGCGATGATGATAGTGGAAGAGGATCGGCAAGTTCTTCCCTCAACTACTTCAACTCACCCCGTTTTGGATGATTCGTCAAGGCATCATGTGGTCCCTATACTATCATcgtcagaaaataataatatttgctgGGATGATATGATGATGATGGCTGCCATGTCTCAAGTGTTATACGATTCTGTTGATGAGGGATGA